The following are encoded in a window of Lentimicrobiaceae bacterium genomic DNA:
- the rplK gene encoding 50S ribosomal protein L11, with product MAKEVSGFIKLQIKGGAANPSPPIGPALGSKGVNIMEFCKQFNARTQDQGGKIIPVIITVFKDKSFEFVIKTPPVAVQLLEATKQKKGSAEPNRNKISSVTWDQIRAIAEVKMQDLNAFTLESAMNMVVGTARSMGITVTGDKPFAE from the coding sequence ATGGCAAAAGAAGTTAGTGGATTTATTAAATTACAAATCAAGGGCGGAGCCGCCAATCCTTCACCCCCTATCGGACCTGCATTAGGATCGAAAGGTGTGAATATTATGGAATTTTGTAAACAGTTTAATGCCAGAACACAAGATCAGGGAGGGAAAATTATTCCCGTAATTATTACTGTTTTCAAAGACAAATCATTTGAATTTGTTATTAAAACTCCACCCGTGGCTGTACAGTTGCTTGAAGCAACTAAGCAGAAAAAAGGATCGGCTGAACCTAACCGCAATAAAATTAGTTCGGTAACCTGGGATCAGATTCGTGCAATCGCTGAGGTAAAAATGCAGGATTTAAATGCATTTACTTTAGAATCAGCTATGAATATGGTAGTAGGTACTGCACGTAGCATGGGAATTACTGTTACCGGCGACAAACCTTTTGCTGAATAA
- the rplA gene encoding 50S ribosomal protein L1: MVKLTKKRKEVLTKFDKNTQYSLSDAVKIVKDITSTKFDASVDFDVRLGVDPRKANQMVRGTVALPHGTGKTIRVLVLCTPDKEDEAKAAGADFYGLDDYIQKIKEGWTDIDVVITMPSVMPKVGALGKILGPRGLMPNPKTGTVTMEVGKAVKDVKAGKIDFKVDKYGIVHAGVGRVSFDTEKLVDNAKEFLQTIIKLKPTAAKGTYVKSVYISSTMSPGVRIDPKSITL, encoded by the coding sequence ATGGTTAAACTGACAAAAAAAAGAAAAGAAGTTTTAACAAAATTTGACAAGAATACCCAGTATTCTTTATCGGATGCCGTTAAAATTGTAAAGGATATCACCAGTACAAAATTCGACGCTTCAGTTGATTTTGACGTTCGCCTTGGAGTTGACCCCCGCAAAGCCAATCAAATGGTTCGCGGTACGGTAGCCTTACCCCATGGAACCGGAAAAACCATCCGTGTTTTGGTTTTATGTACTCCCGATAAGGAAGACGAAGCCAAAGCTGCCGGTGCCGATTTTTATGGTCTGGACGATTATATCCAGAAGATCAAAGAAGGCTGGACAGATATTGACGTGGTAATCACCATGCCCAGCGTAATGCCTAAAGTAGGCGCCCTGGGTAAAATTTTAGGTCCCCGCGGTTTAATGCCCAATCCCAAAACCGGTACGGTTACAATGGAAGTAGGCAAAGCCGTAAAAGACGTAAAAGCAGGAAAAATTGACTTTAAGGTTGATAAATATGGTATAGTGCATGCAGGAGTTGGAAGAGTATCCTTCGATACTGAAAAACTCGTTGATAATGCAAAAGAATTTTTACAAACCATTATCAAACTCAAACCAACAGCTGCCAAAGGTACTTACGTAAAAA
- the nusG gene encoding transcription termination/antitermination protein NusG, which produces MSEQVKKWYVVRAVSGGEKKVKQYIESEINRLNLKEFVSQVLIPTEKVYQVRKGKKISKERNYFPGYILIEAVLMGEIPHIIRNVPGVLGFLGSKNEPVSLRPAEVNRILGKVDELSELGEEINVPFIVGETVKVIDGPFNSFSGIIEEINEEKKKLKVMVKIFGRKTPLELSFMQVEKE; this is translated from the coding sequence AAAAAGGTAAAACAATACATCGAAAGCGAAATTAACCGTCTGAACCTTAAGGAATTTGTTTCACAAGTACTCATTCCGACAGAAAAAGTTTACCAAGTACGTAAAGGGAAAAAAATTAGTAAAGAACGCAATTACTTTCCCGGCTACATTCTCATCGAAGCTGTTTTGATGGGAGAAATACCTCACATTATTCGTAACGTTCCGGGTGTCCTAGGATTTCTGGGTTCAAAAAACGAACCCGTATCCCTTCGCCCCGCAGAAGTTAACCGCATCCTCGGAAAAGTTGACGAACTGAGCGAACTGGGTGAAGAAATTAACGTACCATTTATTGTAGGCGAAACCGTTAAAGTAATTGACGGACCTTTTAACAGCTTCAGTGGTATCATTGAGGAAATTAACGAAGAAAAGAAAAAGCTGAAAGTAATGGTAAAAATTTTCGGGCGTAAAACTCCCCTTGAACTGAGTTTTATGCAAGTTGAAAAAGAATAG